The window CTACGGCGGTGACGCAGCGGTGTTCAAGACCTCGCAGGGCAGCCAGGCCATCCTCATCGTTGCGGCGTTGCTGGTGATCTACGTGCTGCTGGGCGTGCTGTACGAGAGCTACATCCACCCGCTGACCATCCTGGCCGGCCTGCCATCGGCCGCGGTGGGGGCCTTGCTGATGCTGGAGTTCTTCGGGCAGGACCTGACGCTGATCGCGACCATCGGCATCCTGCTGCTGATCGGCATCGTGAAGAAGAACGCGATCATGATGATCGACTTCGCGCTCGACGCGCAGCGCCATCAGGGCATGGCGCCCGAGGCAGCGATTCGCGAAGCCTGCGTGCGGCGCTTCCGGCCGATCACGATGACCACGCTGGCCGCGCTGATGGGCGCGCTGCCCATCGCGCTGGGCATCGGCGCCGGCGCCGAGCTGCGGCAGCCGCTGGGTCTGGCGGTGGTGGGCGGCCTGCTGTTCTCGCAGGCGATCACGCTCTACCTCACGCCGGTGATCTACCTCTACCTCGACCGCTACAGCGGTCGTGGGCCGATCCAGACGCCGGAGGTCGTGGAAGCCCGCTGAGGGGGGCGGCAGCGAGGGGGCGTCGGGTCTGGATCAGCGCCGCTTGCTGCCGCCCAGCAGGCTGCCCAGCACGCCGCGGATGATCTCGCGGCCCACCGTGGTGCCCATGGTGCGCACGGCCGACTTGGCCATCGACTCGGCCAGACCCTCGCGCTTGCCGCCGCGCGGCCCGGTCGAGCCGAACAGGATGTCGCCCAGCCCGCCGAGCATGCCGCCGCCGTCCTGTGCCGGCGCGGTGCCGCCGGCGCCGCGATTCGCCTTCAGCGCGTCGGCCGCCTCGGCCGTGGCGGCGCCGCGGCCCTTGAGCTTCTCGTAGGCCGACTCGCGGTCGACCACCTTCTCGTACACGCCGGCCACCAGCGAGCCGGCGATCAGCGCCTGGCGCTGCTGTGGCGTGATCGGGCCGATCTGGCTGCCCGGCGGGATGACGAAGACGCGCTGGGTGATGCCGGGGCGGCCCTTCTCGTCGAGCAGGCTGACCAGCGCCTCGCCGACCGCCAGCTCGGTGATCGCGGTGGCGATGTCGAGCCCGGGATTGGCGCGCATCGTCTCGGCGGCCGACTTGACGGCCTTCTGGTCGCGCGGCGTGAAGGCGCGCAGCGCATGCTGCACGCGGTTGCCGAGCTGGCCGAGCACGCTGTCGGGCACGTCGAGCGGGTTCTGCGTCACGAAATAGACGCCCACGCCCTTGGAGCGCACCAGCCGCACCACCAGCTCGATGCGCTCGACCAGAGCCTTCGGGGCGTCGGTGAACAGCAGGTGAGCCTCGTCGAAGAAGAACACCAGCTTGGGCTTCTCCAGGTCGCCCACCTCGGGCAGCAACTCGAACAGCTCGCTGAGCATCCACAGCAGGAAGGTGGCGTAGAGCCGCGGCGCGGTCATCAGCTTGTCGGCGGCCAGGATGTTGATCACGCCCTTGCCGTCTGCGGTCTGCATGAAGTCACCGATGTCGAGCATCGGCTCGCCGAAGAACTTGTCGCCGCCTTGTTCCTCGATCTGCATCAGGCCGCGCTGGATGGCGCCCACGCTGGCGGCGCTGATGTTGCCGTATTCGGTCTGGAACTCCTTGGCGTTGTCGCCCACGTGCTGCAGCATCGCGCGCAGGTCCTTCAGGTCCAGCAGCAGCATGCCGTTGTCGTCGGCGATCTTGAACACCAGCGACAGCACGCCCTGCTGGGTCTCGTTGAGCGCGAGCATGCGGCCCAGCAGCAGCGGGCCCATGTCGGACACGGTGGCGCGCACCGGGTGGCCCTGGGCGCCGAACACGTCCCACAGGGTGGCCGGGCAGGCGAGCGGGGTCGGCAGGTCCAGGCCGCGGTCCTTCAGCACCTTGGCGAGCTTGTCGTTCACGCTGCCGGCCTGGGCGATACCGGTCAGGTCGCCCTTCACGTCGGCCAGAAAGACCGGCACGCCGATCTTCGAGAACTGCTCGGCCAGCGCCTGCAGCGTGATGGTCTTGCCGGTGCCGGTGGCCCCGGTGATCAGCCCGTGGCGGTTGGCCAGGGCGGGCAGCAGCGCGCATTCGATCTCGCCGTGCTTGGCGATCAGCAGGGGTTCGGCCATGAGGTCCTCGGCAGGGGGGCGGGCGAAGACGCGGAGGCGTCCACTAAAATCTTTCCAATCCTAAGCTTTCCGAAACGAGAACAACATGGCCGGCCATTCCAAATGGGCCAACATCCAGCACCGCAAGGGCCGCCAGGATGAGAAGCGCGGCAAGATCTGGACCCGCATCATTCGAGAGATCGTCGTGGCGGCCCGCGCCGGCGGCGGCGACACCGCGATGAACCCGCGGCTGCGCCTGGCGATCGACAAGGCCAAGGCCGCCAACATGCCGGCCGACCGCATCAAGTACAACGTCGACAAGGCCACCGGCAACCAGGAAGGCGTCAGCTACGAGGAGATCCGCTACGAGGGCTACGGCATCGGCGGCGCGGCGATCATCATCGACACGATGACCGACAACCGGGTGCGCACGGTGGCCGAGGTGCGGCACGCCTTCAGCAAGTACGGCGGCAACCTGGGCACCGACGGCTCGGTGAGCTTCCAGTTCAAGCACTGCGGCCAGTTCATGTTCGCGCCGGGCAGCAGCGAGGACAGGATCATGGAGGTGGCGCTCGATGCCGGCGCCGAGGACGTGGTGACCGACGACGACGGAACGGTGGAGGTGCTCTGTGCGCCGCCCGATTTCGAGGCCGTGCAGGCGGCGTTGCAGGCGGCCGGGCTGGTGCCCGAACTGGCCGAGGTGACGATGCGTGCCGAGAACACCGTGGCGCTGGACGGCGAGGACGCGCAGCGCATGCAGAAGCTGCTCGACGTGCTGGAAGACCTGGACGACACGCAGGCCGTGTTCCACAACGCCGAACTGGACGAGTGAGCAGGACGACATGAAGGTTCTCGTCATCGGCGGTGGTGGCCGCGAGCACGCGCTGGCCTGGAAGCTGGCGCAGTCGCCCAAGGTGCAGATGGTCTACGTGGCGCCGGGCAACGGCGGCACGGCGCTCGACGTGCGCCTGAAGAACGTCGCGATCACCGAGGTGGACGCGCTGGCCAACTTCGCGCAGGCCGAGAAGATCGGCCTCACGGTGGTCGGCCCGGAGGCGCCGCTGGCGGCCGGCGTGGTGGACGTGTTCCGCGCGCGCGGACTGCGGGTGTTCGGCCCGACCCAGGCGGCCGCGCAACTGGAGAGCTCAAAGGCCTTCTCGAAGGACTTCATGAAGCGCCACGGCATTCCCACGGCTGCCTATGAGACCTTCTCCGATGCGGCGGCCGCGCATGCCTACGTCGACCGCATGGGCGCGCCGATCGTCGTCAAGGCCGACGGCCTGGCGGCCGGCAAGGGCGTGGTGGTCGCGGCGACGCTCGACGAGGCCCACCAGGCGGTCGACTGGATGCTGGCCGGCCACAGCGGCGACAACAAGCTCGGGGTCACGCACAACGCCGGTGGAGCGCGGGTGGTGATCGAGGAGTTCCTGGCCGGCGAGGAAGCCAGCTTCATCGTGCTGGCCGATGGCCGGCACGTGCTGCCGCTCGCCACCAGCCAGGACCACAAGCGCCTGAAGGACGGCGATGCCGGACCGAACACCGGCGGCATGGGCGCCTACTCGCCGGCGCCGGTGGTCACGCCCAACATCCACGCCAAGGTGATGCACGAGATCATCCAGCCCACGCTCGACGGCATGGCACGTGATGGCATTCCCTATACGGGTTTCCTGTACGCCGGGCTGATGATCGATGCCCAGGGCAACCCGAAGACGCTGGAATTCAACTGCCGCATGGGCGACCCGGAAACCCAGCCCATCATGATGCGCCTCAAGAGCGACCTGCTGGACGTGCTGACGCATGCCGCCGACGGCACGCTCGACCAGGTCGAGCTGCAGTGGGACCGGCGTTTCGCGCTCGGCGTGGTGATGGCCGCGCACGGCTACCCGGAGCAACCGCGCAAGGCCGACGTGATCACCGGCCTGCCGCCCGAGACCGCGGACGCGGTGGTGTTCCACGCCGGCACCAGCAAGCCGGGCAAGGACATCGTGACGAGTGGCGGCCGCGTGCTGTGCGTCACCGCGCTCGGGGACTCGGCCAAGGTCGCGCAGGCTCGCGCCTACGACGCACTCTCGGGCATCGCCTTCGACGGCATGCAGTTCCGCCGCGACATCGGTCACCGCGCGATCAAGCGCTGACGCCCGCCCGATGACTGACACGCAAGCCGTCCGGGACTACCTGCTGGGTCTGCAGGAGCGCATCGTCGCCGCGCTGGAGGCGGAGGACGGCGGGCGCTTCCTGAGCGACCGCTGGACGCGCGAGCCGGGCGGCAAGCTGGAGGGCGAGGGTCTGTCGCGCCTGATCGAGGGCGGCCGCCTGCTCGAGCGCGGCGGCTGCAGCTTCAGCCATGTGCGCGGCCGGGCACTGCCACCGTCGGCCACCCAGCATCGCCCCGAGCTCGCCGGCGCTCCCTTCGAGGCGATGGGCGTTTCGCTGGTGTTCCACCCGCGCAACCCCTATGTGCCGACGGTGCACATGAACGTGCGCATGCTGGCTGCACACCGAGCCGACGGCGAGATCGTCACCTGGTTTGGCGGCGGCATGGACCTGACGCCGTACTACGGCTTCGAGGAAGATGCGGCGCATTTCCATGCCACCTGCCGCGACGCGCTGGCGCCGTTCGGCGACGACAAGTACCCGCGCTTCAAGCAGTGGTGCGACGAGTACTTCTTCCTGAAGCATCGCAACGAGCCGCGCGGCGTCGGCGGCGTGTTCTACGACGACTTCTCCGAACTCGGCTTCGATGGCAGCTTCGCGATGACGCGTGCGGTCGGCGACGCGCTGCTCGCGGGCTATCTGCCGATCGTGCAGCGCCGCCAGGCGCTGCCGTTCGGCGAACGCGAGCGCGGGTTCCAGGCCTACCGGCGCGGCCGATACGTCGAGTTCAACCTGGTGTGGGACCGCGGCACGCTGTTCGGGCTGCAGTCCGGCGGGCGCACCGAATCCATCCTGATGTCGATGCCGCCGGCCGCGGCCTGGCGCTACGACTGGCAGCCCGAGGCCGGCACGCCGGAAGCCCGGCTCTACAGCGACTTCCTGCGGCCCCGTGATTGGGTGGCCCCGACTTGAACGCCTCGCCCCAACGCCGCATCGGCCTGTACGGCGGCAGTTTCGATCCGCCGCACATGGGCCATCTGGTGCTCGCGATGACCGCCGTGCAGCACCTCAAGCTCGACGAGCTGCGCTGGATCCCGGCCGGCGTGGCGTGGCAGAAGGAGCGCACGTTGCTGAGCGCCACACACCGCGCCGGCATGGTGAAGGCGGCCATCACCGGCCACCGCGGCTTCAAGCTCGACCGTCGCGAGATCGAGCGGAACGGCCCCAGCTACACCATCGACACGGTGCGCGAGTCGCAGCTCGCCGAGCCGAACGCGAAGTGGTTTCTGGTGATCGGACAGGACCAGTACGAACGCCTGCCCACCTGGCACGAGTGGCGCGAGCTGATCACGCGAGTCACGTTGGCGGTGGCCGGCCGCGACGGCAAGTCACCGTCGCCGCCTTCCGAACTGCTGGCGGTTTGGCACCGCATCGAGGCGCTGCCCATGCCGCCGATGAACGTCTCGTCGACGGCGATCCGTGCCCACCTCGCGGCCGGTGGCACCGCGCAGTCGCTGGTTCCCGACATGGTGCCCACCGTGGTCGCGCGCTATATTGACCGTTACCACCTCTACGCGCCGCCTCGCGGTGGCGTCCCCGCCGCCTGAGGGCGGCACCCAGCCCGGAGCTGCATGGACATCCGCAAACTGCAACGCGCCATCGTCGATGGCCTCGAGGACGTGAAGGCCCAGGACATCCAGGTCTTCAACACCGAGCACCTGTCGCCGCTGTTCGAACGGGTGATCATGGCCTCGGGCCTGAGCAACCGGCAGACGAAGGCCCTGGCCGCCAGCGTGCGCGACGCGGTCCGATCGCAGGGCTTCCCGGTCATGCGCACCGAGGGCGAGGACAACGGAGAGTGGATCATCGTCGACTGCGGTGCGGCTGTGGCGCACATCATGCAGCCCGAGATCCGCCGCTATTACCACCTCGAGGAGATCTGGGGCGGCAAGTCGGTGAAGATGAAGTTCGGCGCGGTGAGCAAGGGCCTGGTCAAGGCCTCGGCGCCGGCCGCGCCGGCGCGCAAGTCCGCCGCGGCCAAGGCGCCTGCGGCCAGGAAGGCGCCGGCCCGCAAGACGGCGGCTTCTGCGCCGGTCGCAAAGAAGACACCGACCCGGTCGGCCCCGACCACCCGCGCACCGGCCACGAAGCGCGCTCCCGCGAAGAAGGCCGCGCCGTCGCGCAAGACGTCGCGCGCATGAAGCTCGCGCTGGTCGCCGTCGGCCAGCGCCTGCCAGCCTGGGCCGAAACGGCCTGCGAGGATTACCTCAAGCGCTTTCCCGCCGATTGGCGCGTGGAACTGAAGGCGGTGAAGGCGGAGCCACGCACCCAGGGCAAGACCGTGGACGCCATGAAGGCCGCCGAGGCGCAGCGCATCGAGGCGGCCTGCGCCAGGGGCGTGCGCCGTGTCGTGCTCGACGAGCGCGGCACCCGCCTGACCACCCAGCAGCTGGCGCAGAGGCTGCAGGCCTGGCAGCTCGACGGCCGCGACGTGGCGCTGCTGATCGGCGGCCCCGATGGCCTGGCCGACACGCTCAAGGACGGCGCCGACGAGACGCTGCGTCTGTCGGACCTGACGCTGCCTCACGCCTTCGCACGGGTCTTGCTCGCCGAAGCGCTGTACCGGGCGTGGTCGGTCAACGCCGGCCACCCCTATCACCGCGAGTAGCGAGCGTGCCCGAATTCCTCTACCTGGCGTCGCAGAGTCCGCGGCGCCGCCAGCTGCTGCTGCAGATCGACGTGCGCCACGAACTGCTGCTGCCCGGCGCCGACGAGGACAGCGAGGCGCTGGAAGCCGTGCTGCCCGGCGAGGCGGCGGCCGACTATGTGCAGCGCGTGACGCTCGCCAAGCTGGCGGCGGCGCGGGCGCGCCTGCTGCAGCGGGCACTGCAGGCGGCGCCGATCCTGTGCGCCGACACCACCGTGGTGCTGGGCGGCCGCATTCTCGGCAAGCCGGCCGATGACGAGGAAGCAGCACACATGCTCGAGGCCCTGTCGGGCCAGACCCACCAGGTGCTGACGGCGGTGGCCGTGGTCGAAGGACCGCATGCGGCCTTCGAGCCCCAGCTGCGGCTGCAGGTGTCGACCGTGCGACTGTGCCGGCTGACCTCCGACGAGATCGTGCGCTACGTCGCGAGCGGCGAGTCGCACGGCAAGGCCGGGGCCTATGCGATCCAGAGCCAGGCGGCCGCATGGATCGAGCACATCGATGGCAGCTACACCGGCATCATGGGTCTGCCGCTGTTCGAGACGGCACAACTGCTGAAGCCGTTGGGCTGGCAGTTCTGACAGTGCGCGACCCCGGAGTCGCACGGTACGACCGCTGCGCATCCTTGCCCCTTAATATCGCCCGCATGCAAGACATCCTGATCAACTGGTCCCCGCAGGAGACCCGTGTCGCCATCATCGAGAACGGTGCGGTGCAGGAATTGCATCTCGAGCGAACGCTCGAGCGTGGGTTGGTCGGCAACATCTACGCCGGTCGCGTGGTGCGGGTGTTGCCGGGCATGCAGAGCGCGTTCATCGACATCGGACTCGAGCGGGCCGCATTCCTGCACGTGGCCGACCTGCACCGCGAGGACGCGCCCGGCCGCGACAATCCGCCGCCGGCACCGATCGAGCGGCAGGTGTTCGAGGGCCAGGCACTGCTGGTGCAGGTGATCAAGGATTCCATCGGCACCAAGGGCGCGCGACTGTCGACGCAGATCAGCATCGCAGGGCGGCTGCTGGTTTTCCTGCCGCAGGACGACCGCATCGGCATCAGCCAGAAGATCGGATCGCACGAGCTGCGCGAGCAGCTGCGCACGCGCATGCAGGCCCTGGTGGCCCCGCCGAACGGCGGCAGCAGCAGCGGCGGCTTCATCCTGCGCACCAATGCCGAGGAGGCTACCGATGCCGAGCTGGCGGAAGACATCGCCTACCTGCGCAAGACCTGGACCGCAATCCGGGAGCGCGCCTTCAAGGCGCCATCCGGCACCTTGCTGCACCTGGACCTGAACCTGATGCAGCGGGTGCTGCGGGACCTGACCCACGACCAGACCCATGCCGTGCGCATCGACTCGCGCATGCAGTACGAGGCGCTGAAGGAGTTCGGCGAGCAGTA is drawn from Methylibium petroleiphilum PM1 and contains these coding sequences:
- the purD gene encoding phosphoribosylamine--glycine ligase, translating into MKVLVIGGGGREHALAWKLAQSPKVQMVYVAPGNGGTALDVRLKNVAITEVDALANFAQAEKIGLTVVGPEAPLAAGVVDVFRARGLRVFGPTQAAAQLESSKAFSKDFMKRHGIPTAAYETFSDAAAAHAYVDRMGAPIVVKADGLAAGKGVVVAATLDEAHQAVDWMLAGHSGDNKLGVTHNAGGARVVIEEFLAGEEASFIVLADGRHVLPLATSQDHKRLKDGDAGPNTGGMGAYSPAPVVTPNIHAKVMHEIIQPTLDGMARDGIPYTGFLYAGLMIDAQGNPKTLEFNCRMGDPETQPIMMRLKSDLLDVLTHAADGTLDQVELQWDRRFALGVVMAAHGYPEQPRKADVITGLPPETADAVVFHAGTSKPGKDIVTSGGRVLCVTALGDSAKVAQARAYDALSGIAFDGMQFRRDIGHRAIKR
- the nadD gene encoding nicotinate-nucleotide adenylyltransferase gives rise to the protein MNASPQRRIGLYGGSFDPPHMGHLVLAMTAVQHLKLDELRWIPAGVAWQKERTLLSATHRAGMVKAAITGHRGFKLDRREIERNGPSYTIDTVRESQLAEPNAKWFLVIGQDQYERLPTWHEWRELITRVTLAVAGRDGKSPSPPSELLAVWHRIEALPMPPMNVSSTAIRAHLAAGGTAQSLVPDMVPTVVARYIDRYHLYAPPRGGVPAA
- the rsfS gene encoding ribosome silencing factor; translated protein: MDIRKLQRAIVDGLEDVKAQDIQVFNTEHLSPLFERVIMASGLSNRQTKALAASVRDAVRSQGFPVMRTEGEDNGEWIIVDCGAAVAHIMQPEIRRYYHLEEIWGGKSVKMKFGAVSKGLVKASAPAAPARKSAAAKAPAARKAPARKTAASAPVAKKTPTRSAPTTRAPATKRAPAKKAAPSRKTSRA
- the rlmH gene encoding 23S rRNA (pseudouridine(1915)-N(3))-methyltransferase RlmH — translated: MKLALVAVGQRLPAWAETACEDYLKRFPADWRVELKAVKAEPRTQGKTVDAMKAAEAQRIEAACARGVRRVVLDERGTRLTTQQLAQRLQAWQLDGRDVALLIGGPDGLADTLKDGADETLRLSDLTLPHAFARVLLAEALYRAWSVNAGHPYHRE
- the rng gene encoding ribonuclease G; the protein is MQDILINWSPQETRVAIIENGAVQELHLERTLERGLVGNIYAGRVVRVLPGMQSAFIDIGLERAAFLHVADLHREDAPGRDNPPPAPIERQVFEGQALLVQVIKDSIGTKGARLSTQISIAGRLLVFLPQDDRIGISQKIGSHELREQLRTRMQALVAPPNGGSSSGGFILRTNAEEATDAELAEDIAYLRKTWTAIRERAFKAPSGTLLHLDLNLMQRVLRDLTHDQTHAVRIDSRMQYEALKEFGEQYMPSSVAKLEHYHGERPIFDLFGIDQEIERALARRVDLKSGGYLIIDQTEALTTIDVNTGGYVGARNFDETIFKTNLEAALAIARQLRLRNLGGIIIIDFIDMAREEHQNAVLAELRKQLARDRTKTTVSGFTQLGLVEMTRKRTRESLAHLLCEPCPTCQGKGQVKTPRSVCYDILREILREARQFNPKEFRVVASAAVVEMLLDEESQHLAGLSDFIGKPVSLQTEPGLSPEAYDIVLL
- a CDS encoding Maf family protein: MPEFLYLASQSPRRRQLLLQIDVRHELLLPGADEDSEALEAVLPGEAAADYVQRVTLAKLAAARARLLQRALQAAPILCADTTVVLGGRILGKPADDEEAAHMLEALSGQTHQVLTAVAVVEGPHAAFEPQLRLQVSTVRLCRLTSDEIVRYVASGESHGKAGAYAIQSQAAAWIEHIDGSYTGIMGLPLFETAQLLKPLGWQF
- a CDS encoding YebC/PmpR family DNA-binding transcriptional regulator; translation: MAGHSKWANIQHRKGRQDEKRGKIWTRIIREIVVAARAGGGDTAMNPRLRLAIDKAKAANMPADRIKYNVDKATGNQEGVSYEEIRYEGYGIGGAAIIIDTMTDNRVRTVAEVRHAFSKYGGNLGTDGSVSFQFKHCGQFMFAPGSSEDRIMEVALDAGAEDVVTDDDGTVEVLCAPPDFEAVQAALQAAGLVPELAEVTMRAENTVALDGEDAQRMQKLLDVLEDLDDTQAVFHNAELDE
- a CDS encoding helicase HerA-like C-terminal domain-containing protein is translated as MAEPLLIAKHGEIECALLPALANRHGLITGATGTGKTITLQALAEQFSKIGVPVFLADVKGDLTGIAQAGSVNDKLAKVLKDRGLDLPTPLACPATLWDVFGAQGHPVRATVSDMGPLLLGRMLALNETQQGVLSLVFKIADDNGMLLLDLKDLRAMLQHVGDNAKEFQTEYGNISAASVGAIQRGLMQIEEQGGDKFFGEPMLDIGDFMQTADGKGVINILAADKLMTAPRLYATFLLWMLSELFELLPEVGDLEKPKLVFFFDEAHLLFTDAPKALVERIELVVRLVRSKGVGVYFVTQNPLDVPDSVLGQLGNRVQHALRAFTPRDQKAVKSAAETMRANPGLDIATAITELAVGEALVSLLDEKGRPGITQRVFVIPPGSQIGPITPQQRQALIAGSLVAGVYEKVVDRESAYEKLKGRGAATAEAADALKANRGAGGTAPAQDGGGMLGGLGDILFGSTGPRGGKREGLAESMAKSAVRTMGTTVGREIIRGVLGSLLGGSKRR
- the hemF gene encoding oxygen-dependent coproporphyrinogen oxidase; this translates as MTDTQAVRDYLLGLQERIVAALEAEDGGRFLSDRWTREPGGKLEGEGLSRLIEGGRLLERGGCSFSHVRGRALPPSATQHRPELAGAPFEAMGVSLVFHPRNPYVPTVHMNVRMLAAHRADGEIVTWFGGGMDLTPYYGFEEDAAHFHATCRDALAPFGDDKYPRFKQWCDEYFFLKHRNEPRGVGGVFYDDFSELGFDGSFAMTRAVGDALLAGYLPIVQRRQALPFGERERGFQAYRRGRYVEFNLVWDRGTLFGLQSGGRTESILMSMPPAAAWRYDWQPEAGTPEARLYSDFLRPRDWVAPT